In a genomic window of Erigeron canadensis isolate Cc75 chromosome 5, C_canadensis_v1, whole genome shotgun sequence:
- the LOC122599700 gene encoding probable LRR receptor-like serine/threonine-protein kinase At1g63430, whose translation MNRVKPYIFFLITLGIFLATCDAKQPIEVHALSKFKEAIFDDPLLALSNWNTLDSDPCNWVGVSCSENQVTKLNISGASITGFIARELFQLTFLQELILHGNKLIGSIPKEIGSLKNLKVLDLGKNQISGPIPHEIGNLVSIVIINLQSNGLTGQLPSELGNLKHLQELRLDRNKLRGTVPGGNASDSVSNAQEMYASNVTRFGFCRSASLKVADFSFNFLVGSIPKCLGYLPKTSFQGNCLPYKDIKQRTSEQCGGAPPAKHRGETKHHPATNEHNQKTSSKPAWVVALEVVTGIMVGALFLVAILTTIHRCKNKSSIIIPWKKSASDKDHLAIYMDPNMLKDVMRFNRHELEVACEDFSNIIGSSSDSLVYKGNMKGGPEIAVISLCIKEEHWSGYLELYFQKEVANLARLNYENTGKLLGYCMENTPFTRMLVFEYASNGTLYEHLHYEEGCQLSWTRRMNIVIGVAKGLKYLHTEIEPPFTISELNSSAVYLTEDFSPKLVDFESWKTILTRSENNSRCISTEDAICVLPSSLEGRHLDIQGNIYAFGVLLLEIISGRPPLCKDKGCLVDWARDYLEKPEEMASVVDPALKHFREEDLKVICEVVLMCIHLRPRDQVSMQDLCAILESKIDTSVSSELKASSLAWAELALSS comes from the exons atgAATAGAGTGAagccatatatatttttcttgattactTTGGGAATTTTTCTAGCTACTTGTGATGCTAAGCAACCAATTGAAG TTCATGCACTTTCCAAGTTCAAAGAAGCTATATTTGATGACCCATTATTGGCTTTATCAAACTGGAATACTCTAGATTCAGATCCTTGTAATTGGGTTGGTGTTTCATGTTCAGAAAATCAAGTGACAAAATT GAACATTTCTGGCGCATCTATAACAGGATTCATTGCTCGTGAACTTTTTCAGCTTACTTTCTTACAAGAACT GATTTTACATGGTAACAAACTCATTGGTTCTATACCAAAAGAAATTGGATCACTAAAGAACCTGAAAGTTTTGGATCTGGGAAAGAACCAGATATCTGGACCAATTCCTCATGAAATTGGAAATTTGGTTAGCATCGTTATAAT AAACCTGCAGTCAAATGGATTAACTGGTCAATTGCCTTCGGAGCTTGGTAATCTTAAACATCTTCAGGAGCTTCGGTTGGACAGAAATAAGTTGCGTGGAACTGTTCCTGGTGGCAATGCTTCTGATTCTGTTTCCAACGCACAAGAAAT GTATGCTTCAAATGTTACAAGATTTGGATTCTGTCGTTCAGCTTCCTTAAAAGTTGCAGATTTCTCGTTTAACTTCCTAGTTGGGAGCATACCTAAGTGTTTGGGATACCTCCCTAA GACGAGCTTTCAGGGAAACTGCCTACCATATAAAGACATAAAGCAACGCACTTCTGAACAATGCG GTGGTGCTCCGCCAGCTAAGCATAGAGGAGAAACGAAGCATCATCCTGCTACAAATGAACACAACCAGAAGACTTCTTCAAAACCAGCATGGGTTGTAGCTTTGGAAGTAGTGACTGGAATTATGGTTGGTGCTCTCTTCCTTGTTGCCATTCTGACAACTATTCACAGATGCAAAAACAAGTCTTCGATTATCATCCCATGGAAGAAATCCGCAAGTGATAAAGATCATCTTGCAATCTATATGG ATCCCAATATGTTGAAGGATGTGATGAGATTCAATCGTCACGAACTTGAAGTAGCGTGTGAAGATTTTAGCAACATTATTGGTTCCTCATCGGATAGTTTAGTTTACAAAGGAAACATGAAAGGTGGGCCTGAAATTGCAGTAATATCGCTTTGTATTAAAGAAGAGCATTGGAGTGGCTATCTTGAGCTCTATTTTCAAAAGGAG GTGGCGAATTTAGCAAGGCTAAATTATGAGAACACGGGGAAACTTCTAGGTTATTGTATGGAAAATACCCCATTTACAAGAATGTTAGTCTTTGAATATGCATCAAACGGAACATTGTACGAGCACCTCCATT aTGAAGAAGGATGCCAACTTAGCTGGACAAGAAGAATGAATATCGTTATAGGCGTTGCAAAAggtttaaaatatcttcatacAGAGATTGAACCACCATTTACTATATCAGAGTTAAATTCTAGTGCAGTATATCTCACTGAAGATTTTTCACCCAAG cTAGTTGATTTTGAAAGTTGGAAAACCATACTTACAAGATCAGAGAATAACTCGCGTTGTATTAGCACCGAGGACGCTATTTGTGTTCTCCCAAGTTCATTGGAAGGACGCCACTTAGATATCCAAGGTAACATTTACGCTTTTGGGGTTCTTTTGTTGGAGATAATCAGCGGGCGGCCACCACTCTGCAAAGACAAAGGATGTTTGGTAGACTGG GCTAGAGATTATCTTGAAAAACCAGAAGAGATGGCCTCCGTTGTTGATCCTGCACTGAAACATTTTCGGGAGGAAGATCTTAAGGTGATATGTGAAGTAGTTTTGATGTGCATTCATTTAAGGCCTCGAGATCAAGTATCAATGCAAGATTTGTGTGCAATCTTGGAAAGCAAAATCGACACTTCGGTTTCTTCAGAGCTCAAAGCATCTTCTTTAGCTTGGGCCGAACTTGCGCTTTCCTCTTGA
- the LOC122600552 gene encoding inositol transporter 4-like, whose protein sequence is MEGGVVKPDKTEFTECFRMVWHTPYIMRLAFSAGIGGLLFGYDTGVISGALLYIRDDFKEVQKHTWLQETIVSMAVAGAIFGAAIGGWMNDRFGRKRSIMCADFVFFIGAIIMALAPAPWVIIIGRIFVGLGVGMASMTAPLYISEASPARIRGALVSTNGLLITGGQFLSYLINLAFTRAPGTWRWMLGVAGVPPLVQFILMWSLPESPRWLYRQNKVDEARQILEKIYPANEVEKEMKALQSSIEEEQKAEESMKYGIFSKIKNAWGNKVVRRGLYAGITVQVAQQFVGINTVLYYSPTIVQLAGYASNKTALALSLITAGLNAAGTIISMLFVDRCGRRRFMIVSMFGIIICLCVLSAMFFQASVHAPPVSVVESNHFGSNSTCLAFNTAPNPSSWNCMTCLKASSGCAFCANGANKYNPGACLALDDVTRGTCKAERRSWYTQGCPSKFGFFAILLMALYIISYAPGMGTVPWIVNSEIYPLRYRGFGGGTAAVANWTSNLLVSQTFLTLTQTLGTAGTFLLFAGFSTLGLAAIFFLVPETKGMQFEEVEKMLEKGFKPKLCCCTNDDQQDDTTKSVS, encoded by the exons ATGGAAGGGGGTGTCGTGAAACCGGATAAAACCGAGTTCACAGAATGCTTTCGGATGGTTTGGCATACACCTTATATCATGAGGCTTGCATTTAGTGCTGGAATTGGAGGCCTCttatttggctatgacactg GTGTTATTTCGGGTGCCTTGCTATACATCCGAGATGATTTCAAAGAAGTGCAAAAGCATACATGGTTGCAA GAAACCATTGTTAGTATGGCCGTAGCTGGAGCTATTTTTGGTGCGGCAATTGGTGGGTGGATGAACGACCGATTTGGTAGAAAAAGATCAATCATGTGTGCTGATTTCGTGTTCTTCATTGGTGCGATTATCATGGCGCTTGCTCCAGCCCCATGGGTCATAATCATTGGTAGAATTTTTGTTGGTTTGGGTGTTGGAATGGCTTCCATGACCGCGCCTTTATACATATCTGAAGCTTCTCCTGCTAGAATTAGAGGGGCACTTGTTAGCACAAATGGTTTACTCATTACTGGAGGACAGTTTTTGTCCTACCTTATAAATCTAGCATTTACCAGG GCGCCTGGAACTTGGCGTTGGATGCTTGGTGTTGCGGGTGTTCCACCACTAGTTCAATTTATCTTGATGTGGTCTCTTCCAGAGTCTCCAAGATGGCTTTATAGGCAG aacaaggtagatgaagcTAGACAAATCCTAGAAAAGATCTATCCAGCCAACGAAGTTGAAAAGGAAATGAAAGCGTTGCAATCATCCATTGAAGAAGAACAAAAAGCTGAAGAATCCATGAAATATGGCATATTTTCAAAGATTAAAAACGCTTGGGGGAACAAGGTTGTTCGTAGGGGGCTTTATGCTGGCATTACTGTCCAAGTAGCTCAACAATTTGTTGGAATCAATACTGTTTTGTATTACAGCCCAACTATTGTACAACTCGCGGGATATGCTTCAAACAAAACAGCTTTAGCTCTATCATTGATCACCGCGGGCCTAAATGCTGCTGGCACGATCATTAGCATGTTATTTGTTGATAGGTGTGGAAGGCGAAGGTTTATGATTGTTTCAATGTTTGGAATCATTATCTGTTTATGTGTTTTATCAGCTATGTTCTTTCAAGCTTCTGTTCATGCTCCTCCTGTAAGCGTTGTGGAGTCAAATCATTTCGGTTCAAACTCTACTTGCTTGGCATTTAACACAGCTCCTAATCCATCATCATGGAACTGTATGACATGCTTAAAAGCCTCTTCAGGGTGTGCATTTTGTGCAAATGGGGCAAACAAA TATAACCCCGGTGCTTGTTTGGCTCTAGACGACGTAACAAGAGGAACTTGTAAAGCAGAACGTCGTAGTTGGTACACGCAAGGTTGTCCAAGCAAATTTGGGTTTTTTGCCATATTACTTATGGCATTATATATTATCTCATACGCGCCTGGGATGGGAACCGTGCCTTGGATCGTGAACTCTGAGATATACCCTTTACGATATAGAGGTTTTGGTGGAGGGACGGCTGCAGTTGCTAACTGGACATCGAATCTACTCGTGAGCCAAACCTTCTTGACACTCACTCAGACACTAGGGACCGCGGGAACGTTTCTTCTGTTTGCGGGGTTCTCAACCCTTGGACTCGCAGCTATATTCTTTCTAGTACCGGAGACAAAAGGTATGCAATTTGAAGAGGTGGAAAAGATGTTGGAAAAGGGATTTAAACCCAAGCTTTGTTGTTGCACCAATGATGATCAGCAGGATGATACAACCAAATCTGTGTCTTAA
- the LOC122600110 gene encoding uncharacterized protein LOC122600110, with the protein MMNDYYAKNNNNTTLVVGDMNGVVCPKPRRFNPSIISISSPRSHHHHYSIHQTEMYETKAQTELLDMILTKEFYDVEKTNNLVSSSPPYFCGSPPSRASNPVVQDVQFGNEDMNPFSPVFEASPSSSARKGGGSCARGQFGQKHPTVRVEGFKCRGISAVA; encoded by the exons ATGATGAATGATTATTATgcaaaaaacaataataacacCACCTTGGTTGTTGGAGATATGAACGGTGTCGTTTGCCCAAAACCTCGTCGTTTTAATCCTTCCATCATTTCTATCTCATCTCCTCGATCCCATCAccaccattattcaat TCATCAAACTGAAATGTACGAAACAAAAGCACAGACGGAACTCCTAGATATGATTCTCACAAAG gaATTTTATGATGTcgaaaaaactaataatttggtATCATCGTCCCCACCATATTTTTGTGGGTCACCACCAAGTCGAGCATCTAATCCGGTTGTTCAAGATGTTCAGTTTGGTAATGAAGATATGAACCCATTTTCGCCCGTCTTTGAAGCCTCACCTTCTTCATCGGCTCGTAAAGGTGGGGGAAGTTGTGCTCGAGGACAATTTGGTCAAAAACACCCGACGGTGAGGGTCGAGGGATTCAAATGTCGAGGCATCTCCGCCGTGGCTTAA